Within the Chryseobacterium geocarposphaerae genome, the region AAACAATTCTCCCGCCACTTTTTTAATATTATCACTTTTACCCATTGAGTAAAAATGTAAAACAGGGACACCGAAATCTAATAATTCTCTACACTGATTAATTGCCCACTCAATTCCGATTTGTTTCACAGATTCATTGTTCTTTGCTTTCTCCACTTCATTAATCAATTCTTCTGGCAAATCAATTTTAAAAATCTGAGGTAAAACTTTTAAATGTTTTTTTGTCGCAATCGGCTTGATTCCAGGGATAATAGGAACTGTAATTCCCATTTCACGAGCTTTTGTTACAAACTCGATGTATTTTTTATTATCAAAAAACATTTGGGTGACAATATAATCTGCACCTGCATCTACTTTTTGCTTTAACCACTTCAGATCATAATTCATAGAAGGTGCTTCCATATGTTTTTCAGGATAGCCCGCAACTCCAATGCAGAATTTATTGTGTTCATCACAAACTTCATCTTGGTTATGAAGATATTTCCCTCTCCCCAAATCATTGATCTGATGAACCAGATCCATTGCACTTGCATGACCGCCCTGGGTGGGTTCAAAATACTGATGCCCTTTCATTGCATCACCACGCAAAGCCATTACATTATCAATTCCAAGATACATACAGTCTACTAAAAGATATTCTGTTTCTTCCTTTGTAAAACCTCCACAAAGCAAGTGTGGAACCGTATCCACATTATATTTATGCTGGATAGCCGCACAAATCCCTAATGTTCCGGGGCGCATTCTTGTAATACGGCGTTCCATTAAGCCATTTCCTTTGTCAATGTAAATATATTCTTCTCTGGAAGTTGTCACATCAATAAATGGAGGTTTAAATTCCATTAAGGGATCGATGTTGGTATATAAATCTTCGATTCCTATTCCTTTCTGTGGAGGAACCACTTCGAGGGAGAATAAAGTTTTTCCGTTTGCGTTTTTTATGTGTTCTGTAATCTTCATTATTTAATTATAGTCTGTTTTTGATTATTTTGTAGTTAGGTTTCGGCGGCGGCTTTGCCGCCGCCGAAACTAAAACTAAATTCCGTCTGCTAAGTTGGGTGACAGCCATTTCTTCGCTTCCTGCAAAGAAATTCCTTTTCTCTCGGAATAATCTTTCAACTGGTCTTCCGCTATTTTTCCCAAACCGAAATACTTCGCATGCGGACTTCCGAAATAATAACCGGAAACCGAAGCGGTCGGAAACATCGCTAGGCTTTCCGTCAAATACACTCCGATATTTTCTTCAACTTTTAACAAATCCCAGATAGCATGTTTTTCCAAATGATCCGGACAAGCCGGATAACCCGGAGCAGGACGGATTCCTTTATATTTTTCTGCGATTAATTCTTCGTTGGTTAAATTTTCCTGATTGGCATATCCCCAATATTCCGTTCTTACTTTTTTATGTAAAAATTCGGCATAGGCTTCTGCAAAACGGTCAGCCAAAGCTTTTACCATGATCGCGTTATAATCGTCATGCGCTTTTTCATATTCTTCTGCCAATCCATCGGTTCCGAAACCTGTCGTTACACAAAAAGCTCCCATATAATCAGTCTTTCCTGAACTCTGAGGGGCAATAAAATCACTTAAAGCCAGATAATCTTTGCCTTTCGAACGTTGAGCCTGCTGTCTTAATGTGATGAATTTTACTTTCTGTTCATTATTTTCATCGAAGATTAAAATATCATCATTTTCGGTAGAATTGGCTTTAAAGATTCCGAAAATAGCTTTTGCAGTTAATAATTTTTCATCTAAAATCCTCTTTAAAATAACCTGCGCATCTTTGAACAATTCTTTTGCCTGAACTCCGACAACCTCATCTTCCAGGATATTCGGATACTTTCCGTGCAAATCCCAGCTTCTGAAAAATGGTGACCAGTCGATGAAAGGCAATAATTCTCTTAAATCCTGATTTTCAACAACGGTAATTCCTAATTGACTGGGCGTAAAGATTTCTTCATTTTCCCAATCAATTTTAAATTTATTCTGTCTGGCTTCTTCAATAGAAACATAGTCTTTTTCCACTTGTCTGTTAAGAAACTTTTCCCTGAATTCCGAATAGTCATTTTTTAAATCCTCAACGTATTCTTTATTTCTGTCGCCCAACAATGAGCTTACCACGTTTACCGCTCTGGAAGCATCATTCACGTGAACGACTGCGTTTTTATATTTTAAATCGATTTTCACAGCAGTATGTGCTTTTGAAGTGGTTGCACCACCGATCAACAAAGGAAAATCTAAATTTTGTCTTTCTAATTCTGAAGCGATATAAACCATTTCATCCAAACTTGGCGTAATTAATCCGCTGAGTCCGATAACGTCCACTTTTTCCTCAATTGCCGTCTGGATAATTTTTTCGGCAGGAACCATTACTCCAAGGTCAACAATTTCGTAGTTGTTACAACCCAAAACAACGCTCACAATATTTTTTCCGATATCATGAACGTCTCCTTTTACCGTTGCCATTAAGATTTTGCCGTTGGCAGGTTTTGAGCCGTCCTTTTCCGCTTCGATGAACGGTTGTAAATAGGCTACTGCTTTTTTCATTACCCTTGCCGACTTTACAACCTGTGGCAAGAACATTTTCCCGCTTCCAAACAGATCTCCGACAACCCCCATTCCTGTCATTAAATTAACTTCAATAACGTGTAATGGTTTTTCTGCCTGTTGTCTCGCTTCTTCAACATCTTCTTCAATAAAACGGTCGATTCCTTTTACCAAAGCATGTGTAATTCTCTCTTGCAAAGGATGATTTCTCCATTCTAAATCTTCAACTTTTTCTTTTTTAACCGATTTATGCTTTTCAGAATAATCTAAAAGTCGTTCCGTAGCATCTTCTCTTTTATCAAGAATGACATCCTCAACTAATTCAAGAAGTTCTTTATTAATTTCATCATAAACCTCCAGCATGGCAGGATTCACGATCCCCATATTCATTCCCGCCTGAATTGCGTGATACAGGAAAACTGAATGCATCGCTTCTCTCACCGTATCATTTCCACGAAATGAAAATGAAACATTGGAAACTCCTCCACTCACAGAAGCATAAGGCAAATTTTGGCGAACCCATCTTGTCGCCTCAATGAAGTCGATTGCATTTCTTCTGTGCTCATCCATTCCCGTTGCAACCGGAAAAATATTTAAATCAAAAATGATGTCTTCTGCAGGGAAATTCAGCTGATTGACTAAAATATCGTAAGAACGTTTTGAAATCTCTATTCTACGCTCGTACGTGTCTGCTTGTCCGACCTCATCAAATGCCATAACAATTACAGCGGCACCATATCTTTTGATCGCTTTTGCCTGTTTGATAAATTCTTCTTCACCGCCTTTTAAGCTGATAGAATTTACAACACATTTACCTTGGGCAACCTGTAATCCTGCTTCCAGTATTTCCCATTTCGAAGAATCTACCATAATTGGGATTCTTGCAATATCCGGCTCGGAGGCAATTAAATTTAAAAATTTAATCATGGAAGCTTTTCCATCGATCAACCCATCATCGAAATTGACATCAAGAATCTGCGCACCACCTTCAACCTGATGACGTGCAATATCCAGCGCTTCCGCAAACTTTTCTTCTTTTATTAATCTTAAAAATTTTTTTGAACCGGCAACATTGGTTCTTTCGCCAACGTTGATAAAATTGCTTTCCGGTGTAATAATCAAAGGCTCAAGCCCCGATAATCTTAAATATTTCATCAAATTATTCTTCTAAAATAAAATATGCGTTATTCGCATTCTGCTTCAGCAAATCCACATGTTTGCCCAAAGCGGTAAAAATCGGAAACCTTTTATAAGCCAACCCGTGCTCTTTAGCAAATTGCTCGATTTCCTCTGTAATTTCATTATAATAGGCATAACTGTAATTCGGGAAAAGGTGATGGGCAACATGAAAATTGAAATTCCCCAGCACATTTCTTACGAACCAGTTGTTTTCTTTTAAATCATTGGTAACTTCAAACTGATGATGAAGCCAGCTGAAAGGCAGTCCGTTTTTTTCGTCCAGTTTCGGAAAAGCATTGTCAGGAAGCGGATGCAATGGCAACAATACAAAAAGCGCAAAAACACTCGCCGCAATCACCTGCAAAAACCAGGCTCCCAGAGCCAAACCGATGGATACTTTAAAAAACAAAACAGGAACTGCAATCTGATAGAAAAAATAGAACAGTTTATAGGCAACCATTTTAATTTTTTCTTTTGCTGGAATCGCCCCCTGTGTTTTCAGAATCACTCTTTCACTATCGAAAAAGTCTCTAAAATCACGGATAAACATCCAATTGAACAGATATAAAGGATACACCAGAAAGAAAAAGAAATGCTGATATTTCTGAACGCCTTTTGCTTTGATCCATGGAACAATTAACAAAAGTCCGCTTTGTTCGATGTCCGTATCCCAACCGTCAACATTCGGATAAGCATGATGGCTTGCAATATGTCTTTTTTTCCAGATATAGGAATTGGCTCCCACAAAATCAAAAATCTGCAGCACCAGACTGTTTAATCTTTTGCTTTTGTAAATATTATTGTGGGCTGCTTCGTGAATCAGATTTAAATAAATTAAAACCAAAGAAATCCCCATCAGCACAAAACTCGAAGTATAGATCCAAGGTTTATCGACATTAAAAAGTGCAAACACATATAAGCCAAAATAGACCAAAGGCAAAATAATGGCTTTGATCTGAATATAAAGATCCCTGTTTTCGGGAATGGCTTCTACTCGCTGGTTCACTTTTTTTCTTAATTCATTAAACAGTTTTGCATCCTCTGAATCTTTAAGGTAAATCGGCTTTTCCATTATCGTAAATTTTGTGATGTAATTAAAGATAATATTAAAAACCGTTCCTTTTTCTATCAATTCAATAAAAAAATTCTATTAAATCATACAAATTCTTTCAATTTTCTTGGCGGATATTGTGCTACCAGATCTGCAATCGCCTTGATGTGATCTGGTGTTGTTCCACAGCAACCTCCAATAATATTGATCAATCCTTTCTCCACATATTCCTTTATCTGACTTGCCATATCTTCCGGTGTTTCGTCATACTTCCCAAAAGCGTTAGGAAGACCTGCATTCGGATATGCCGAAACATGAAATTCTGAATTGTGAGCCAATGTTTCCAGATAAGGCGTCAACTGATTGGCTCCCAAAGCACAGTTGAAGCCTACGCTTAATAAATTCAAATGTGAAACGGAGATTAAAAATGCTTCTGCGGTTTGCCCGCTCAACGTTCTTCCTGAAGCATCAGTAATCGTTCCTGAAACCATAATTGGGATTTTTATTCCTCTCTCATCCTGAATTTCATCGATAGCAAATAAAGCTGCCTTTGCGTTTAAGGTGTCAAAAATGGTTTCGACCAAAAGAATATCTGAACCGCCGTCTAATAAAGCTTCACACTGTTGTTTGTAAGCGACTCTTAATTCTTCAAATGTAATGGCTCTGTAACCAGGATCGTTTACATCCGGACTTAAACTTGCCGTTCTGTTAGTTGGACCAATAGAACCTGCTACGAATCTTGGTTTATCAGGATTCAGTGCAGTAAATTCATCACATACTTTTCTTGCGATTTTTGCAGATTCATAGTTGAGTTCGTAAACCAGATCTTCCATGTGATAATCTGCCATCGCAATCGTTGTTCCCGAAAACGTATTGGTTTCGATAATATCTGCTCCTGCTTCGAGATATTTTCTGTGAACTTCTTCAATCGCCTGAGGTTGCGTTAATGACAACAGATCATTGTTTCCTTTTACCGGATGTTCCCAATCTTTGAAACGCTCACCACGATAATCTTCTTCCTCGAACTTATATCGTTGAAGCATGGTTCCCATCGCTCCGTCCAGAATTAAAATTCTCTCGGATAATGCTTTGTATAGTTGTTCTGAATTTTTCATTGTATGTTTTGGCTAAAGCCATTTGTATTTCATTATTTTAAACGGGCTAAAGCCCGCTCCTATTGAATTATCCAAGCGCCCGTTTTAAATCCGCAATAATATCATCCACATTTTCCAGACCTACTGAACAACGAACCAACCCTGCCGTAATTCCTACTTCATTTCTTTCTTCGTCTGACAATTTGGAATGCGTTGTAGAAGCCGGATGCGTAACAATTGTTCTTGTATCACCAAGATTTGCAGAAAGCGAACACATTTTAATCTTATCTAAAAAGTTTCTTCCACCTTCAATTCCGCCTTTGATTTCGAATGCTACGATGTTTCCCCCTAACTTCATTTGCTTTTTAGCAATTTCATAACTTGGATGAGAAGGCAGAAAAGGATATTTTACCAGTTCTACATTCTGATGGCTTTCTAAAAATTCAGCCACTTTTAAAGCGTTTTCACAATGTTTTTCAACACGGATGGCTAAAGTTTCCAAACTTTTAGATAACACCCAGGCATTGAAAGGCGACATTGCCGGTCCAGTATTTCTTGCAAAAAGATAAATTTCACGAATCAGATCTTCTCTGCCCACTGCTACTCCACCCAAAACACGGCCCTGACCGTCAATCAACTTTGTTGCGGAATGCACTACGATGTCTGCTCCGTATTTGATCGGCTGTTGCAAATACGGTGTTGCAAAACAGTTATCTACTATGAAAATTAAATTATGCTTCTTTGCAATTTGTCCGAAAAATTCTAAATCCAACACCTCAATTGCAGGATTAGTAGGTGTTTCCAGATATAAAATTTTAGTATTCGGTTGAATATATTTTTCTACATTTTCGGAATCTTCTGCTTTAAAATAAGTGGTTTCAATATTCCATTTCGGGAAATATTTGGTGAACAACGTATGGGTAGAACCGAAAACCGACTGACAGCTTACGATATGATCTCCTGCATTTAACAAAGTAGCGAAAGTTGAATAAATCGCAGCCATTCCTGTTGCAAAAGCATAACCGGATTCGGCTCCTTCCATTTTGGCAATTTTATCTGTGAATTCCGTTACATTCGGGTTTGAAAACCGGCTGTAAAGATTCTTCTGTTTTTCTTCTGCAAAACTCGCTCTCATATCTTCTGCGTCCTGAAAAATAAAGCTGGATGTCAAATATAGAGGCGTTGAATGTTCATCAAACTGAGTTCTTTCAGTTTGCGTTCTTATCGCGAAGGTTTCAAAATTTTCCATAAAGTTTTAAATTGTAGTAATGTATGAGTTTAGCAATATAATAATGAGATGCTTCGACAAGCTCAGCATGACAATAATAATCAATACTACCCAACCTCTACATTATTAAATTGTTATATTAATTTATTTTTTTTCACTTAGTCTTAAAATATCTCCGAAAACTCCTCTTGCCGTAACTTTTGCTCCGGCTCCGGCTCCCATGATGACAATTGGGTTTTCGCCATAGCTTTCCGTATAAATTTCGAAGATTGAATCCGAACCTTTTAATTGTCCTAATGCGGAAGTTGCAGGAACGGAAACTAATTTCACATCAAGTTCTCCTTTTTCTTTTTGTAAGTCTCCGTGTAAGTCTCCAACATATCTTAACACGTGTCCCGGCTCCTGATTGTCTTTAATTTTCTGATATTCTTCATCCAGTTCTTCCAATCTGGAAAGGAATTCCGATTTTGAAACTGAAAGCAGACTTTCAGGCACTAAGTTCTGAATATTGATATCTTCAAATTCATTGATAAGATCCAGCTCTCTTGCCAGAATCAATAATTTTCTCGCTACATCATTTCCTGATAAGTCTTCTCTTGGGTCCGGCTCTGTATATCCTTTTTCCAGAGCTTCATTGATAATGGTTGAAAATTTATCGTTTCTCAAAGAAAAGTTATTGAAAACATAGCTCAATGTTCCTGAGAAAACTCCTTTAATTCTTGTAATATTTTCTCCTGAAAGATGTAATAATTTGATAGTATCGATTAAAGGTAAACCAGCCCCAACATTGGTTTCGTACAGGTATTGTTTTTTATTTTTCTCTAATGCTTTTCTTAAACTTCTATAGTTTGCAATCGGAAGTGTATTATAGATTTTATTGGATGAAACAATATCAAAACCATTATCTACAAACACATCGTAATGTTTTACAAAGTCCTTGCTTGCCGTGTTATCTACCATCACCAAATTTTCCAGATGATGTTCTTTTGCATAGTTGATCAAACCTTCTACACTAGATTCAGTTTGAGAGTAATTCACTTTCTGTCTCCAGTCACTTCCAAAACCGCCTTTGTTTAAAGCCATTTTTTTAGAATTGGCAATCGCAATGATTTTCAACTGTAATCTTTTTCTCGTTAAAATATCATGTGAAGAATCCAGGATTTGTTCTACCAAAGTTCCACCTACATTTCCGTGTCCGATCAAAGCTAAATGTACCACTTTCGGTTTTCCATAGATTTCAGTCTCCACGATATTTTTGGCAATCTCGGTTTGGTTATCAGTCACCACTATATTTACTCTTCCTGCAGATGCAATTTGGTTCAACAGCAATGGGAAGATTTTGTTTCTTTGAAGTTCGGAAAGGATTTTATTGTAATTTTCAGATACAAATCCGATCACTGCTACATTATTAATATTGTAGATATTACTTACAGCTCCTTTTGCCTTTTCATTTTTAAATTCTTCAGTAAGAACACGTACTGCATCTTCCGCATCATTTTCATCTACCAAAACAGAAATTCCATTCTCAATCGCCTGTTGAGAAATCACTCCTACGCTTATACCTGCATCATTCAGCACTCGGAAAATTCTGGAATCCACTCCAATCTGTCCAAGGAAGTCTTTTCCCTCAAAATTTACCAATGCTTTGTTTCGATAGATGTTTATAATATCTGATGTTGTCATATTTTCAGAATAGGTTTTATTATATTATTTAGTTGTTTGTACTCCATTAAAAAGGCATCATGCCCATGAATTGATTGTATCTCGTGATAGAAAACATTTCCTTTTTTTGATTTCAGCTTTTCAAAGCACATTCGAATCTCTGATGCCGGAAAAAACAGGTCCGTATCTACTGAGATCAGGTGCATTCGTGCCTCTATTTTTTCCAGTTTTTTTTCATCAGCATTGATATTCATCAGTAAATGATTCATTAGCTTATAAGACTTTAAACTAAATCTTTCGTTTAATGAATTCCCATGATAAATAAGCCAGTCTTCTGACTCCAATCGCTGTTTTTCCTGATTATATTTGTTTTGAAATCTGTCGTTTAAAGATTCTGGTGTTCTGTAACAGAGCATCGCATGGATTCTCGCTTTCTGTAAAGGCTCATCATTTTGATTTAACAAAAATTTCTGAACCAGGCATTGTGCGTGAAGCCAATCATGAGTTTTAAAATCGCAGGCAATAGGAATAAAAATTTCAGAAAGATTTGGATTTTTCACCAACATTTCCCAGCCGATTCCTCCTCCTAAAGAGCCTCCAATAATTGTGTACACACTTTTAATATGTAATATTTCAAGACCTTTTAAGAAGATATTGGCAATATCTGAAGGCGTGAAATCTTCGTACTCATTAATAAAAGAATCATCGTAACCGTTTCCGGGGATATTGAAACACAGAACTGTGTAGGTATTTGTATCTATGACCTGACCTTCTCCAATCAATTGTTTCCACCATCCGTTTTCTCCTGAAACATTGGAATTTCCGGTTAAGGCGTGGTTAACTAAAATGATCGGTGCTGAAAACAAGTCTTTCCCGAAAAGCTGATAGCTCAACGGGATATTATATTCCTTTTGGGAATCTGTACGATACGAAAAATTAATATGTTTAAGTTCTGCTTTCAATTCTATTATATTTTAATACAATTGAAAATGCCACAGGAAATGGCTGAAAGAACTTCAGTAAGTTATCTGTCCAAAAATAAATTTGGTAGAACGTAGCACCTTCTTTGCTTTCACAAAGGGTTGCTAAGGTTTCACAGGGTCTAATCCCTCAACCTTTCTTGATAACATTTTCAATATTTGAATGAACGAATGGTGCAAAGGTATAACATTTCTTTTATATATTAAAATAAATTATTTTAAAGCTCAGAAACCTCATTAAATAAAGGCTTGCCTGTGAATATTAAATTTTATTCAGATTCAGGATGTTGGAATTTTTTCTCAAAAAAACTACCTTCGTATTGAAAAATGCTGAGTATGATTGCTGAAAAACAAAGATTAAAAGATACCAACTGGAAAAACTGGGGTCCATATGTAAGCAACCGACAATGGGGAAATGTACGTGAAGACTACAGCTCCAACGGTGATGCATGGAATTTCGCCAATCATGACGCTGCAGAAAGCTATGCGTACCGTTGGGGAGAGGAAGGGATCGCGGGAATCTCCGATGTAAAGCAGCTTTTATGTTTTGCCTTTTCCTTCTGGAATAAGAAAGACCGAATCGTAAAAGAACGTCTCTTCGGATTGAGCAATCCTGAAGGAAATCACGGGGAAGATATCAAAGAAATTTTTTATTATCTGGATAATACACCTACACACAGCTATATGAAGATGGTGTATAAATATCCTATGAATGCCTTTCCGTATGATAAAATCCG harbors:
- a CDS encoding homocysteine S-methyltransferase family protein — encoded protein: MKNSEQLYKALSERILILDGAMGTMLQRYKFEEEDYRGERFKDWEHPVKGNNDLLSLTQPQAIEEVHRKYLEAGADIIETNTFSGTTIAMADYHMEDLVYELNYESAKIARKVCDEFTALNPDKPRFVAGSIGPTNRTASLSPDVNDPGYRAITFEELRVAYKQQCEALLDGGSDILLVETIFDTLNAKAALFAIDEIQDERGIKIPIMVSGTITDASGRTLSGQTAEAFLISVSHLNLLSVGFNCALGANQLTPYLETLAHNSEFHVSAYPNAGLPNAFGKYDETPEDMASQIKEYVEKGLINIIGGCCGTTPDHIKAIADLVAQYPPRKLKEFV
- a CDS encoding alpha/beta fold hydrolase — protein: MKAELKHINFSYRTDSQKEYNIPLSYQLFGKDLFSAPIILVNHALTGNSNVSGENGWWKQLIGEGQVIDTNTYTVLCFNIPGNGYDDSFINEYEDFTPSDIANIFLKGLEILHIKSVYTIIGGSLGGGIGWEMLVKNPNLSEIFIPIACDFKTHDWLHAQCLVQKFLLNQNDEPLQKARIHAMLCYRTPESLNDRFQNKYNQEKQRLESEDWLIYHGNSLNERFSLKSYKLMNHLLMNINADEKKLEKIEARMHLISVDTDLFFPASEIRMCFEKLKSKKGNVFYHEIQSIHGHDAFLMEYKQLNNIIKPILKI
- the metF gene encoding methylenetetrahydrofolate reductase [NAD(P)H], which codes for MKITEHIKNANGKTLFSLEVVPPQKGIGIEDLYTNIDPLMEFKPPFIDVTTSREEYIYIDKGNGLMERRITRMRPGTLGICAAIQHKYNVDTVPHLLCGGFTKEETEYLLVDCMYLGIDNVMALRGDAMKGHQYFEPTQGGHASAMDLVHQINDLGRGKYLHNQDEVCDEHNKFCIGVAGYPEKHMEAPSMNYDLKWLKQKVDAGADYIVTQMFFDNKKYIEFVTKAREMGITVPIIPGIKPIATKKHLKVLPQIFKIDLPEELINEVEKAKNNESVKQIGIEWAINQCRELLDFGVPVLHFYSMGKSDNIKKVAGELF
- a CDS encoding ACT domain-containing protein, translated to MTTSDIINIYRNKALVNFEGKDFLGQIGVDSRIFRVLNDAGISVGVISQQAIENGISVLVDENDAEDAVRVLTEEFKNEKAKGAVSNIYNINNVAVIGFVSENYNKILSELQRNKIFPLLLNQIASAGRVNIVVTDNQTEIAKNIVETEIYGKPKVVHLALIGHGNVGGTLVEQILDSSHDILTRKRLQLKIIAIANSKKMALNKGGFGSDWRQKVNYSQTESSVEGLINYAKEHHLENLVMVDNTASKDFVKHYDVFVDNGFDIVSSNKIYNTLPIANYRSLRKALEKNKKQYLYETNVGAGLPLIDTIKLLHLSGENITRIKGVFSGTLSYVFNNFSLRNDKFSTIINEALEKGYTEPDPREDLSGNDVARKLLILARELDLINEFEDINIQNLVPESLLSVSKSEFLSRLEELDEEYQKIKDNQEPGHVLRYVGDLHGDLQKEKGELDVKLVSVPATSALGQLKGSDSIFEIYTESYGENPIVIMGAGAGAKVTARGVFGDILRLSEKK
- a CDS encoding fatty acid desaturase family protein, translated to MEKPIYLKDSEDAKLFNELRKKVNQRVEAIPENRDLYIQIKAIILPLVYFGLYVFALFNVDKPWIYTSSFVLMGISLVLIYLNLIHEAAHNNIYKSKRLNSLVLQIFDFVGANSYIWKKRHIASHHAYPNVDGWDTDIEQSGLLLIVPWIKAKGVQKYQHFFFFLVYPLYLFNWMFIRDFRDFFDSERVILKTQGAIPAKEKIKMVAYKLFYFFYQIAVPVLFFKVSIGLALGAWFLQVIAASVFALFVLLPLHPLPDNAFPKLDEKNGLPFSWLHHQFEVTNDLKENNWFVRNVLGNFNFHVAHHLFPNYSYAYYNEITEEIEQFAKEHGLAYKRFPIFTALGKHVDLLKQNANNAYFILEE
- a CDS encoding O-succinylhomoserine sulfhydrylase, with amino-acid sequence MENFETFAIRTQTERTQFDEHSTPLYLTSSFIFQDAEDMRASFAEEKQKNLYSRFSNPNVTEFTDKIAKMEGAESGYAFATGMAAIYSTFATLLNAGDHIVSCQSVFGSTHTLFTKYFPKWNIETTYFKAEDSENVEKYIQPNTKILYLETPTNPAIEVLDLEFFGQIAKKHNLIFIVDNCFATPYLQQPIKYGADIVVHSATKLIDGQGRVLGGVAVGREDLIREIYLFARNTGPAMSPFNAWVLSKSLETLAIRVEKHCENALKVAEFLESHQNVELVKYPFLPSHPSYEIAKKQMKLGGNIVAFEIKGGIEGGRNFLDKIKMCSLSANLGDTRTIVTHPASTTHSKLSDEERNEVGITAGLVRCSVGLENVDDIIADLKRALG
- the metH gene encoding methionine synthase; its protein translation is MKYLRLSGLEPLIITPESNFINVGERTNVAGSKKFLRLIKEEKFAEALDIARHQVEGGAQILDVNFDDGLIDGKASMIKFLNLIASEPDIARIPIMVDSSKWEILEAGLQVAQGKCVVNSISLKGGEEEFIKQAKAIKRYGAAVIVMAFDEVGQADTYERRIEISKRSYDILVNQLNFPAEDIIFDLNIFPVATGMDEHRRNAIDFIEATRWVRQNLPYASVSGGVSNVSFSFRGNDTVREAMHSVFLYHAIQAGMNMGIVNPAMLEVYDEINKELLELVEDVILDKREDATERLLDYSEKHKSVKKEKVEDLEWRNHPLQERITHALVKGIDRFIEEDVEEARQQAEKPLHVIEVNLMTGMGVVGDLFGSGKMFLPQVVKSARVMKKAVAYLQPFIEAEKDGSKPANGKILMATVKGDVHDIGKNIVSVVLGCNNYEIVDLGVMVPAEKIIQTAIEEKVDVIGLSGLITPSLDEMVYIASELERQNLDFPLLIGGATTSKAHTAVKIDLKYKNAVVHVNDASRAVNVVSSLLGDRNKEYVEDLKNDYSEFREKFLNRQVEKDYVSIEEARQNKFKIDWENEEIFTPSQLGITVVENQDLRELLPFIDWSPFFRSWDLHGKYPNILEDEVVGVQAKELFKDAQVILKRILDEKLLTAKAIFGIFKANSTENDDILIFDENNEQKVKFITLRQQAQRSKGKDYLALSDFIAPQSSGKTDYMGAFCVTTGFGTDGLAEEYEKAHDDYNAIMVKALADRFAEAYAEFLHKKVRTEYWGYANQENLTNEELIAEKYKGIRPAPGYPACPDHLEKHAIWDLLKVEENIGVYLTESLAMFPTASVSGYYFGSPHAKYFGLGKIAEDQLKDYSERKGISLQEAKKWLSPNLADGI